In Flavobacterium sp., a single window of DNA contains:
- a CDS encoding T9SS type B sorting domain-containing protein codes for MKYKLALFFILINLHLLSQNKNQSIGFKENKGQIIDQKGKPNTAVKYLLNTNGLNVQLRKNGFSYDIYEVKKTEIKDPRNPREESSHFHNNQKEKEADFKLEYTFHRIDIDFANSNSKVELIAEQKSTDFDNYYNVANKPEGITGVHQYKNVTYKNIYPNIDVVFTIPDDPKKTVEYNFVIHPQGKISDIQLKFNGAETDLVDNKIQMNLRFGKMEETLPASWIEDRGNKRAITVGYTKIKKNVYGFNSSNNVSDKTMIIDPVPTRLWGTFYGNEENYGGNEFGGIATDLLGNNYLVGTTSVPNSSYATSGAHQVTIGNPNKMASDGIIVKFSRDGRKIWSTYYGGEEYDKINAVKTDYQNNVIIVGKTNSTTNISTSGSSSSSFGGYDDGFLVKFNSSGTRLWGTYYGGRDNDEAYDVDIDKNNNIFMVGRYSINHSTNIFDTPIGDGFITKFTPNGIIVWNKLYGGKGTDEFRSLKIGENFIVVGGFSYSSDNISTPGVFQENLYDTNNLDGIVFKLNLNGDRIWSTYYGGESIDRIHAIEIDDENNIYIGGETSSSMNIATPNSFDDYNLYTETGFFAKLNQNGQRLWGSYLGNSTDVYSFIFKNNSLYIGGNGGYDNSITTPCAYKRTGYSGGYIGKFSKMGELIWGSYTGGFDQYSQTEITIENNEIVIGGTSIGINDGIADANSEQPNILGPKNFFIMKFSEENICNINANPNSNSPICIGGTLNLYADSGYNYAWTGPNGFTSNLQNPTIINVSNLNKGIYKLIASDDCGCQKNYDIEVVIGDIQAPVPDITNLPTITGDCHTTITTTPTATDACAGPITGTTTNPLSYTLPGTYTIVWNYNDGNGNSSSQNQTVIITSQPLPTADPLQSFCVQQNATLNEIQITGQNIKWYSNLTAGTLVQPTTVAQDKATYYASQTINGCESERVPVKINIQVTYPPTGNANQSFCSAQNVTIADIQVTGTSIKWYDAANNGNLLPETTNLVNGHTYYASQTENNCEGQRLGITISIVNTPSAPTANANQSFCKSENATLNDIQISGQNIKWYDTNFSASSLPITTLLEDNKTYYASQTIGCEGDRTPILIRVYDTPLPTGNRNQQFCIDEIATIEDLAITGTNIKWYDAAVGGNILNGTDLLQNNIYYASQTLNNCESQRLAVTVKVQDIQNPIADSPQVFCIQKNASIRNIEIIGQNIKWYENSSSNITLSESTPLENGVIYYASQTISNCESDRIPVSITILEATIGDCINFVDELPFPEFFTPNNDNFNDYWTIDPAYLAPNTGIRIYDRYGKLIKELAPGASWDGLYLGNQEPASDYWFVVKRLNGTEFRGHFSLKR; via the coding sequence ATGAAATATAAATTAGCATTATTTTTTATCTTAATTAACTTACATTTATTGTCTCAAAACAAAAACCAATCGATTGGCTTTAAAGAGAATAAAGGTCAGATCATTGATCAAAAAGGAAAACCAAACACTGCTGTAAAATATTTATTAAATACTAACGGTCTGAATGTTCAGTTAAGAAAAAATGGTTTTTCGTATGATATTTATGAAGTTAAAAAAACAGAAATAAAAGACCCGAGAAATCCTAGAGAAGAGTCTTCTCATTTTCATAATAACCAAAAAGAAAAAGAGGCGGATTTTAAATTGGAATACACTTTTCATCGAATAGATATTGACTTTGCAAATTCAAATTCAAAAGTTGAATTAATTGCTGAACAAAAATCAACTGATTTTGATAACTATTATAATGTAGCCAATAAACCAGAAGGAATTACTGGTGTTCATCAATACAAAAATGTTACTTATAAAAATATTTACCCAAATATTGATGTTGTTTTTACAATTCCGGATGATCCTAAAAAAACAGTTGAATACAATTTTGTTATTCATCCTCAAGGAAAAATCTCTGATATTCAATTAAAATTTAATGGTGCAGAAACAGATTTGGTGGATAATAAAATCCAAATGAATCTTCGTTTTGGAAAAATGGAAGAAACACTGCCAGCCAGCTGGATTGAAGATCGAGGAAATAAAAGAGCTATTACTGTTGGTTATACTAAAATCAAGAAAAATGTTTATGGGTTCAATAGTTCGAATAATGTTTCTGATAAAACTATGATTATTGATCCTGTACCAACTAGACTATGGGGGACTTTTTATGGCAATGAAGAAAATTATGGAGGCAATGAATTTGGAGGAATCGCAACCGATTTATTAGGAAATAATTATTTAGTAGGAACAACTTCTGTTCCTAATTCTTCATACGCAACTTCTGGTGCGCATCAAGTTACAATCGGAAATCCAAATAAAATGGCTTCTGACGGAATAATTGTAAAATTTTCTCGAGATGGTCGAAAAATATGGAGTACTTATTATGGCGGCGAAGAATATGATAAGATTAATGCAGTGAAGACAGATTATCAAAATAATGTTATTATAGTTGGTAAAACCAATAGTACAACCAATATTAGCACCAGTGGATCTTCCAGTTCTTCTTTTGGTGGTTATGATGATGGTTTTTTGGTAAAATTTAATTCATCTGGCACTAGACTTTGGGGTACTTATTACGGAGGAAGAGACAATGATGAAGCTTATGATGTTGATATAGATAAAAACAATAATATCTTTATGGTTGGCAGGTATTCAATCAATCATTCAACAAATATTTTTGACACTCCGATTGGCGATGGTTTCATAACTAAATTTACCCCGAATGGGATTATAGTTTGGAATAAATTATATGGTGGTAAAGGTACAGATGAATTTAGGTCACTTAAAATTGGAGAAAACTTTATTGTCGTAGGTGGCTTTTCATATAGCTCAGATAACATCTCTACTCCTGGAGTTTTTCAAGAAAATCTTTATGACACAAATAATCTCGATGGCATTGTTTTTAAATTAAATTTAAATGGGGATCGAATATGGAGTACATACTACGGAGGGGAATCTATTGATAGAATTCATGCAATCGAAATTGATGATGAAAACAACATATACATTGGAGGAGAAACTTCCAGTTCTATGAATATTGCTACTCCAAACTCTTTTGATGATTATAATTTATATACTGAAACTGGTTTTTTTGCAAAACTAAATCAAAATGGGCAAAGATTATGGGGATCTTATTTGGGCAATAGTACAGATGTTTATTCATTTATTTTTAAAAACAATTCATTGTATATTGGTGGGAATGGAGGATATGATAATTCAATAACTACACCATGTGCATATAAACGAACTGGATATTCAGGTGGATATATTGGTAAATTTTCTAAAATGGGAGAATTAATATGGGGAAGTTATACAGGAGGATTTGATCAATATTCTCAAACAGAAATAACAATTGAAAATAATGAAATAGTCATTGGAGGAACGTCTATTGGAATTAATGATGGAATTGCTGATGCAAATTCTGAACAGCCAAACATTTTAGGACCTAAAAATTTCTTTATAATGAAATTTTCCGAAGAAAACATTTGCAATATTAATGCGAATCCAAACAGTAATTCGCCCATTTGTATTGGTGGAACATTAAACCTTTATGCAGATTCAGGATATAACTATGCATGGACTGGACCAAACGGTTTTACAAGTAATTTACAAAACCCAACAATTATTAATGTATCAAATTTAAATAAAGGAATCTACAAATTGATCGCAAGCGATGATTGTGGTTGTCAAAAGAATTATGATATTGAAGTCGTTATTGGAGATATTCAAGCACCAGTTCCTGATATTACAAACCTACCAACAATTACTGGTGATTGCCATACCACAATAACTACAACTCCAACTGCTACAGATGCATGCGCTGGTCCCATTACAGGAACAACTACAAATCCGTTATCTTATACTTTGCCTGGAACTTATACAATTGTGTGGAATTATAATGACGGAAATGGAAATTCGTCATCACAAAATCAAACTGTTATCATTACAAGTCAGCCATTACCAACTGCGGATCCTTTACAAAGCTTCTGCGTTCAGCAAAATGCCACCTTAAACGAAATTCAAATTACAGGACAAAATATAAAATGGTACAGTAACCTAACTGCAGGTACACTCGTGCAGCCAACAACTGTAGCACAGGATAAAGCGACATATTATGCTTCGCAAACTATAAATGGCTGTGAAAGCGAAAGAGTTCCTGTAAAAATCAACATTCAGGTTACTTATCCTCCAACAGGAAATGCAAATCAGTCTTTTTGTTCAGCACAAAATGTAACCATTGCTGATATTCAAGTTACAGGAACATCAATAAAATGGTATGATGCAGCAAATAATGGGAATTTATTACCTGAAACTACAAACCTTGTAAATGGACATACCTACTATGCTTCTCAAACAGAAAATAATTGTGAAGGGCAAAGATTAGGAATTACTATTTCGATTGTAAACACACCTTCTGCTCCTACTGCAAACGCAAATCAATCTTTTTGTAAGAGTGAAAATGCTACGTTAAATGATATCCAAATTTCTGGGCAGAATATAAAATGGTACGATACTAATTTTTCTGCTTCCAGCCTGCCAATTACAACTTTATTAGAAGATAACAAAACTTATTATGCTTCTCAAACCATTGGTTGTGAAGGCGACAGAACTCCAATTCTAATTCGTGTATATGACACTCCGCTCCCAACAGGTAACAGAAATCAGCAATTTTGTATTGATGAAATTGCCACAATAGAAGATCTTGCAATTACTGGCACAAACATAAAATGGTATGATGCAGCTGTAGGCGGAAACATTTTAAATGGAACCGATTTGTTACAAAATAATATCTATTATGCATCTCAGACGTTAAATAATTGTGAGAGTCAAAGACTTGCTGTTACGGTAAAAGTTCAGGATATTCAAAACCCTATTGCTGATTCTCCACAGGTGTTTTGTATTCAAAAAAATGCTTCTATTCGTAATATTGAAATCATTGGGCAAAATATAAAATGGTACGAAAACAGTTCTTCAAACATAACATTATCAGAATCTACACCTCTGGAAAATGGAGTTATTTATTACGCTTCGCAAACTATCAGCAATTGCGAAAGTGATCGAATTCCAGTTTCGATAACTATTCTTGAAGCAACAATTGGCGATTGTATCAATTTTGTTGATGAACTTCCTTTTCCTGAATTCTTTACTCCGAACAATGATAATTTTAATGATTACTGGACGATTGATCCGGCATATTTAGCTCCAAATACGGGAATCAGAATATATGACCGCTACGGAAAGTTAATTAAAGAATTAGCTCCCGGCGCTTCCTGGGATGGGTTGTATCTAGGAAATCAAGAGCCTGCATCTGATTATTGGTTTGTTGTTAAACGTTTAAACGGAACCGAATTTAGAGGGCATTTTAGTTTAAAAAGATAA
- a CDS encoding DUF5009 domain-containing protein: MVKERLISLDVFRGLTILLMTIVNNPGDWGNVYPPLLHAEWNGCTPTDLVFPFFVFIMGVAVPLAMPDKFYDGTTFNKILVRSLRMLCLGIFFNFFGKIQLFGLEGIPLLVGRLAITIAVGYALMGNFSSRLKNILAFSILIIYLVLAYSGIEAYSDVRLPGVLQRIAIVYFVVSLLYLKTSQKTQIITGIVLLLGYWAIMTLIPVPGIGEANLDKGTNLASWLDGVLLKGHMYRGTVTWDPEGILSTLPSIVNGIIGLLIGQILQADTTKIQKAQKMGIIGTILIFFGLIWDLVFPINKSLWTSSYVLYTTGLATVFLTILYYVIDISDYKKGFKAFLIWGVNPMIVFFTSQIIPQALVMIEFQNPHDPSQKINLLNFLYSFWIAPFFSNPMTASLAGALVYVCIWTFILWIFYRNKLIFKV; the protein is encoded by the coding sequence ATGGTAAAAGAACGCTTAATTTCGCTAGATGTCTTTCGTGGACTCACTATTTTATTAATGACAATTGTAAACAATCCCGGAGATTGGGGCAACGTTTACCCGCCTTTATTACACGCCGAGTGGAACGGATGCACACCAACTGATTTAGTCTTTCCGTTTTTTGTTTTTATAATGGGAGTTGCTGTGCCATTAGCAATGCCTGACAAATTCTATGACGGCACAACTTTCAATAAAATTTTAGTTCGTTCGCTACGAATGCTATGCTTGGGGATTTTCTTTAACTTTTTTGGAAAAATTCAATTATTCGGACTTGAAGGAATTCCGCTTTTAGTTGGTCGTTTAGCCATTACAATTGCTGTTGGTTACGCATTGATGGGAAATTTTAGTTCAAGACTGAAAAACATTCTGGCATTTTCTATTCTGATAATTTATTTGGTTTTAGCTTATAGCGGAATTGAAGCTTACAGTGATGTAAGACTTCCGGGAGTTTTACAGCGTATTGCGATTGTTTATTTTGTTGTTTCTCTTTTATATCTGAAAACATCTCAAAAAACACAAATCATTACCGGAATTGTTTTACTCTTAGGATACTGGGCAATAATGACATTAATTCCTGTTCCGGGTATTGGAGAAGCTAATCTTGACAAAGGAACCAATCTCGCTTCATGGCTCGACGGAGTTTTATTAAAAGGTCACATGTATCGCGGAACTGTAACCTGGGATCCGGAAGGAATTTTAAGTACACTTCCATCAATTGTAAACGGAATTATTGGGTTATTAATTGGCCAGATTTTACAAGCTGATACAACAAAAATCCAAAAAGCGCAAAAAATGGGAATTATAGGCACAATTCTTATCTTTTTTGGTTTAATCTGGGATTTGGTTTTCCCTATAAACAAATCGCTTTGGACAAGCAGTTATGTTTTATATACAACTGGATTAGCAACGGTTTTCCTGACTATTTTATATTATGTAATCGATATTTCTGATTATAAAAAAGGCTTTAAAGCTTTCTTAATCTGGGGAGTAAACCCAATGATTGTTTTTTTTACATCGCAGATTATACCGCAGGCATTGGTTATGATCGAGTTTCAAAACCCGCATGATCCTTCTCAAAAAATCAATTTATTAAACTTTCTATACAGTTTTTGGATAGCACCATTTTTTAGCAATCCAATGACTGCTTCATTAGCCGGAGCTTTGGTTTACGTTTGCATCTGGACATTTATTTTGTGGATATTCTACCGAAATAAATTAATATTTAAAGTTTAA
- a CDS encoding SdpI family protein → MNLELKKELPIIGIILTPFVYLAIVWNSLPERVPVHWNYKGEIDRWGSKFSLLAVLFMLPVLIYVLMIAASKFDPKKRLLLMGGKFYQLKFILVLFMSLVALFIIYISKNQSLTSPAFLHVGIGALLMILGNYFKVIQPNYIIGIRTPWTLENNEVWKATHAFAGKLWFFWGLILTLGGLIFQDAVFSKVFVAVVLVLAFVPIVYSYFKFKSLQE, encoded by the coding sequence ATGAATTTAGAATTAAAAAAAGAGCTTCCCATTATTGGGATAATTTTGACTCCTTTTGTTTATTTAGCCATAGTTTGGAACAGTCTTCCTGAAAGAGTTCCCGTGCATTGGAACTATAAAGGAGAAATTGACAGATGGGGAAGTAAGTTTAGTTTATTAGCTGTACTTTTTATGCTTCCGGTTTTAATATATGTTTTAATGATCGCGGCGTCTAAATTTGATCCCAAAAAAAGACTATTATTAATGGGAGGCAAGTTTTATCAGCTTAAGTTTATACTGGTTCTTTTTATGTCTCTGGTGGCTTTGTTTATTATTTATATTTCAAAAAATCAGTCTTTAACAAGTCCGGCCTTTTTGCATGTTGGAATCGGAGCATTATTAATGATACTAGGGAATTATTTTAAAGTAATTCAGCCCAATTATATTATTGGAATCAGAACTCCATGGACGTTAGAAAATAATGAAGTCTGGAAAGCTACGCATGCATTTGCTGGAAAACTTTGGTTCTTTTGGGGTCTGATTTTAACGTTAGGCGGATTAATTTTTCAGGATGCTGTTTTTTCTAAAGTTTTTGTTGCAGTTGTTCTTGTTTTAGCATTTGTGCCAATCGTTTACTCTTATTTTAAATTTAAAAGTTTGCAAGAATAA
- the bshC gene encoding bacillithiol biosynthesis cysteine-adding enzyme BshC, giving the protein MPTDCISYQTSGYFSKLIQDYLDQKSELKPLYNHFPTLENFEKQIAEKASNFDNRNRIPLVSTLKKQYQNIEISDSTKQNIELLSLENTFTITTGHQLNLFTGPLYFLYKIISTINLTKELKSKYPSYNFVPIYWMATEDHDFEEINYFNFKGKKFRWNKESTGPVGRLPTEGLAEFFEIYSQELGSSTNANTLKKLFEDAYLKHNNLADATRFLADSLFSNYGLVIIDADDADLKKAFIPFVKEELENQTSYKAVQKTIENFNDYTVQVNPREINLFYIEDNLRERIIFENDKYHVNNTRISFSKEEIFSLLENNPEKFSPNVIMRPLYQEIILPNLCYIGGGGEIAYWLELKSSFEAVKITFPMLLVRNSVLLTTEKQAKKADQLNLTWKDLFTKQENLVNTITHKISAFPIDLTPQKESLKTQFQYLYELANQTDKSFSGAVKAQEVKQTKGLENLEKRLLKAQKRKLSDQLQRVIDLQCELFPNNSLQERQSNFSEFYLEKGEQLVPLLLQKLKPLEMNFNIITI; this is encoded by the coding sequence ATGCCTACCGACTGTATCAGCTACCAAACCTCCGGATATTTTTCTAAATTAATACAAGATTATTTAGACCAAAAATCAGAGCTAAAACCGCTGTACAACCATTTTCCAACATTAGAAAATTTCGAAAAACAAATCGCTGAAAAAGCTTCTAACTTTGACAACCGCAATCGAATTCCTTTAGTTTCAACTTTAAAAAAACAATATCAGAATATTGAAATCTCAGATTCAACCAAACAAAATATTGAACTTTTATCGCTTGAAAATACTTTTACTATTACAACAGGACATCAGTTGAATTTATTCACCGGACCTTTGTATTTTTTATATAAAATTATATCGACGATTAACTTAACCAAAGAGTTAAAATCGAAATATCCGTCATATAATTTTGTTCCAATTTATTGGATGGCTACTGAAGATCATGACTTTGAAGAAATTAATTATTTCAATTTTAAAGGAAAAAAATTCAGATGGAATAAAGAAAGTACGGGACCTGTTGGAAGACTTCCGACTGAAGGTTTAGCAGAATTCTTCGAAATTTATTCTCAGGAATTAGGTTCAAGTACAAATGCCAATACTCTAAAAAAACTTTTTGAAGACGCTTATTTAAAACATAATAATTTAGCCGATGCAACTCGTTTTCTGGCTGACAGTTTATTTTCTAATTACGGATTAGTTATTATTGATGCTGATGATGCTGATTTGAAAAAAGCTTTTATTCCGTTTGTTAAAGAAGAATTAGAAAATCAAACATCATATAAAGCCGTTCAAAAAACAATTGAGAATTTTAATGATTATACTGTTCAGGTAAATCCGCGCGAAATCAATTTATTTTATATTGAAGATAATTTACGTGAAAGAATCATCTTTGAAAACGACAAGTATCACGTTAACAACACCAGAATATCTTTTTCAAAAGAAGAAATTTTCAGCCTTTTAGAAAATAATCCCGAAAAATTCAGTCCAAACGTTATCATGCGTCCGTTGTATCAGGAAATTATACTGCCAAACTTATGCTATATTGGCGGAGGCGGTGAAATTGCTTATTGGCTGGAATTAAAATCATCTTTTGAGGCAGTAAAAATTACTTTTCCGATGCTTTTAGTTCGTAATTCAGTTCTTTTAACAACAGAAAAACAAGCTAAAAAAGCAGATCAACTTAATCTAACCTGGAAAGATTTGTTTACAAAACAAGAAAATCTGGTAAATACAATTACACATAAAATTTCGGCTTTTCCTATTGATTTAACACCTCAAAAAGAATCATTGAAAACCCAATTTCAATATCTTTACGAACTGGCGAATCAAACTGATAAATCTTTTTCGGGCGCCGTAAAAGCTCAGGAAGTAAAACAGACAAAAGGTTTAGAAAATTTAGAAAAGCGTTTATTGAAAGCCCAAAAAAGAAAATTAAGCGATCAATTACAGCGTGTAATAGATCTACAATGTGAATTGTTCCCAAATAATAGTTTACAGGAACGCCAGAGTAATTTTTCTGAATTTTATCTGGAAAAAGGCGAACAATTAGTTCCGCTTTTATTACAGAAATTAAAACCATTAGAAATGAATTTTAATATTATAACGATTTAA
- a CDS encoding MFS transporter, with protein sequence MKTNPNQKNSLKHVLFGSLIGTTIEFFDFYIYANAAVLVFPHLFFSSSDPAMATLESLATFSIAFLSRPLGSAFFGHYGDKIGRKFTLVAALLTMGISTVTIGFLPTYSSIGIAAPLLLMLCRFGQGVGLGGEWGGAVLLAIENAPPHKRAWYGMFPQLGAPIGLLLSGGTFLLLTDSMSNEDFMDYGWRIPFIASALLVIVGFYIRTKISETPSFEDSKKHQEEVKVPFLTIIKSYRNQLIFGTLAAITTFLVFYLMTVFTLTWATTSLGIVKRDGLLIQLFSVLFFAIFIPVSAVVADKIGRRKMLIAATAAIAVFGFFFSYFLSSGNITLVTAFACIGMALMGFTYGPLGTFLSELFPTNVRYSGASLTFNMAGILGAAFAPMIAIWLASTYSVSYVGLYLIIAACISLISFLVISKDEHKF encoded by the coding sequence ATGAAAACTAACCCGAATCAAAAGAACTCTTTAAAACATGTTCTTTTTGGAAGCCTTATTGGTACCACAATCGAATTTTTTGATTTTTATATTTATGCCAATGCAGCTGTATTGGTTTTTCCGCATTTGTTTTTTTCCAGTTCAGATCCTGCGATGGCAACTTTAGAATCGTTAGCAACGTTTTCCATTGCTTTTTTATCGCGGCCTTTAGGTTCAGCTTTTTTTGGACATTATGGAGATAAAATTGGTCGTAAATTTACACTTGTAGCTGCTTTGTTAACGATGGGTATTTCGACAGTTACGATAGGGTTTTTACCAACATATTCAAGTATTGGTATTGCAGCGCCTTTATTATTAATGCTTTGTCGTTTTGGGCAGGGTGTTGGTTTAGGAGGCGAATGGGGAGGAGCTGTTTTGCTTGCCATAGAAAATGCACCGCCTCATAAACGTGCCTGGTACGGAATGTTTCCGCAATTGGGAGCTCCAATAGGTTTATTGCTTTCGGGTGGAACTTTTCTTCTGCTGACGGATTCAATGAGCAATGAAGATTTTATGGATTACGGCTGGAGAATTCCGTTTATTGCCAGTGCACTTCTGGTAATTGTTGGATTTTATATCCGAACAAAAATTTCAGAAACACCTTCGTTTGAAGATTCTAAAAAACATCAGGAAGAAGTAAAAGTTCCTTTTTTAACGATCATTAAGTCTTATAGAAATCAATTGATTTTCGGAACATTGGCAGCCATTACAACATTTTTGGTTTTTTATTTAATGACCGTTTTTACATTGACTTGGGCAACCACTAGTTTAGGAATTGTAAAAAGAGATGGATTGTTAATACAATTATTTTCGGTATTGTTTTTTGCCATTTTCATTCCTGTTTCGGCTGTTGTAGCAGATAAAATTGGGCGCCGAAAAATGCTTATTGCGGCGACGGCGGCTATTGCTGTATTTGGATTTTTCTTTTCTTATTTTTTAAGTTCAGGAAATATTACTTTGGTAACAGCTTTTGCCTGTATAGGGATGGCTTTAATGGGATTTACGTATGGTCCATTAGGAACTTTTTTATCAGAGTTGTTTCCAACAAACGTTCGTTATTCTGGTGCTTCTTTAACTTTTAATATGGCCGGAATTTTAGGAGCTGCTTTTGCACCTATGATTGCAATTTGGCTGGCGTCAACGTATAGTGTGAGTTATGTAGGTTTATATCTAATAATAGCGGCCTGTATTTCTTTAATTTCATTTTTGGTAATTAGTAAAGACGAACACAAGTTTTAA
- a CDS encoding nucleoside-diphosphate kinase: protein MATNRTFTMIKPDAVANGHIGNILAMITNGGFKIVSLKLTQLTVADAKAFYAVHAERPFYGELVEFMSRGPIVAAILEKDNAVEDFRTLIGATNPAEAAEGTIRKAYATSIGENAVHGSDSDENAAIESAFHFAGREQF, encoded by the coding sequence ATGGCAACTAATAGAACTTTTACAATGATTAAACCAGATGCGGTTGCAAACGGACACATCGGGAATATCTTAGCAATGATCACAAATGGTGGTTTCAAAATCGTTTCATTAAAATTAACTCAATTAACTGTTGCAGATGCTAAAGCATTTTACGCAGTTCACGCAGAAAGACCTTTCTACGGAGAATTAGTTGAATTCATGTCACGCGGACCAATTGTTGCTGCAATTTTAGAAAAAGACAACGCAGTAGAAGATTTCAGAACTTTAATTGGAGCTACAAACCCGGCTGAAGCTGCTGAAGGAACTATTCGTAAAGCATACGCAACTTCTATTGGAGAAAATGCAGTTCACGGATCTGACAGCGACGAAAATGCTGCTATCGAAAGCGCATTCCACTTTGCAGGAAGAGAGCAGTTTTAA
- a CDS encoding autorepressor SdpR family transcription factor, translating to MNDIFKALNDATRREILELLRQKDMSAGEIADAFNISKPSISHHLDILKRAALITSEKSGQFIIYSINTTIMEDVLQWILTFKK from the coding sequence ATGAATGATATTTTTAAAGCATTAAATGATGCAACAAGAAGAGAAATTTTGGAACTTTTAAGGCAGAAGGATATGTCAGCCGGTGAAATTGCCGATGCTTTTAATATTTCAAAGCCCAGTATTTCTCATCATTTGGATATTTTAAAACGCGCCGCTTTAATTACTTCAGAAAAAAGCGGACAATTCATTATTTATTCCATTAATACCACCATTATGGAAGATGTTTTGCAATGGATACTAACTTTTAAAAAATAA
- a CDS encoding DUF721 domain-containing protein, with amino-acid sequence MAKRLNNESTIGAVLQQIIEVNKLQPGMDQIDVREAWRQLMGNGVNTYTRNVILKGSTLYVELGSSVLREELTHGKSKIVKMINEELGREVVKDVVLR; translated from the coding sequence ATGGCAAAGAGACTAAATAATGAAAGTACAATAGGAGCCGTTCTGCAGCAGATTATTGAGGTGAATAAATTACAGCCCGGAATGGATCAGATTGATGTAAGGGAAGCCTGGAGACAGTTAATGGGAAATGGCGTAAATACGTACACGAGAAATGTTATTTTAAAAGGTAGTACACTTTATGTCGAACTGGGCTCATCTGTTTTAAGGGAAGAATTAACTCACGGGAAATCTAAAATTGTGAAAATGATTAACGAAGAACTTGGACGTGAGGTTGTTAAAGATGTGGTTCTGCGATAG